From Neobacillus sp. PS2-9, the proteins below share one genomic window:
- a CDS encoding GNAT family N-acetyltransferase, which yields MGSIVKLMQTDAEIMLTFRTIKQLRPHLIEDDFLEKIKRMQATYGYHLVAVIEDDEVKAAAGYRVTESLAWGRYFYVDDLITDEGSRRKGYAKTLWDWLIEQAKINNCEEFHLDSGVQRFDAHRFYLKCGLDITCHHFQKSL from the coding sequence ATGGGTTCAATTGTAAAGCTTATGCAAACAGATGCAGAAATAATGTTGACGTTTAGGACGATTAAACAACTGCGGCCGCACTTAATTGAGGATGATTTTTTAGAAAAGATCAAACGAATGCAAGCGACATATGGATATCACTTAGTTGCGGTGATTGAGGATGATGAAGTGAAAGCGGCAGCGGGATACCGGGTGACAGAATCGCTCGCATGGGGAAGGTATTTTTATGTGGATGATTTGATTACTGATGAGGGAAGCCGGCGCAAAGGTTATGCAAAAACTTTATGGGATTGGCTGATTGAACAAGCCAAAATCAATAACTGTGAGGAATTCCACTTGGATTCAGGTGTACAAAGATTTGATGCGCACCGTTTTTATCTTAAATGTGGGTTAGATATTACTTGTCATCATTTTCAGAAGTCACTGTAG